Sequence from the Rutidosis leptorrhynchoides isolate AG116_Rl617_1_P2 chromosome 3, CSIRO_AGI_Rlap_v1, whole genome shotgun sequence genome:
GATCAACTCCGACGGTctactaaaatatatataaaaaaaaccgtTAGTTATTAGATTCGATTGCTGTTTTAAAATTCTCAAATTATTCTCGACAGATATTTATTTTCAGAACAAGCAAACGTGAACATAAAATGAGCAAATTAAATATTCGTCAGTTAAAAACCTTTCACTTCCATCTAATTTATTTCTCTCAGCAGTGTCAGTTGCAACACTCTCTCCCtgcaaattcaaaaaaaaaaaaaaaaagattatttaAATTGTGTTCCATTTCATAAttatttgatgtaaaacattcacagagctaacatatataattaaattacaCAAAATACTGAAACTGTTATTTGCCTCTAGATCTGAAGCTTTATGTTTCTCAGTCGTAGCCTGATCAACAACGCCGTTGCAAGAATCCGTTATTTCGTCTGCGGTCATTGAATTTGCGCAATTAGTTTCCACAAATGTCGACTTAAAATTTTCACTATTGAGCTTTCTTCTCTTGACTGTCCCCAAATTATCTGCAATTTCCTCCGTCTCCTTAGCCATATCTCGACCTCGAGCAATTACACGACACAGTGTAACATGATCCATATATTATAACCACTAAAAATTATATATGCACCAACTGAAAATCATGTAACAAAACTTTGATTGATCGTATATGATATGATCCGGTAGCTTGTTAGTTTTCTGTTAATAAGTATAATTCCAAGTGGTTGATGAGGTGGCTAATGCAAGCAATTGGTTTCTTATTATGGATCCATGAAAGGACATGGATGGATGAGTGATCACTCGTGTGGTCCTCACTTTCACGCTCTTTTAGTACTTTCTCTCTTTCTTCCTTGTGATTAGGACTTTAGGAGCAGCATGTAAAAAACACTATTACTCCCGATTAATTACGGATTATTCTTTTTAAAAAATACTTCGTTAATTTTTAAAATTGGTCAAAGTCGGTTAGTAGACTAAAATTGGATTTGTTGATTAGAGTCGGGTAAAATCAAAATTaatcaacattttaacatgaatctaAACTAaaattttagagtttttaaaaaaatgaatgattttaaacaattatataaaAGTTTATGTTAATTTTTAGAGttttgttttatatttatatacatataatttttatatttattatttaattgtaTGAAAAGTATTACCGATTAATCCATGATTAATCTCTAAATTGCCGATTACCCCTTTCAACGTCCCAACCGATTAGTTTCCAAATAATGAGTTTTACAAACTTGGATAAGAGTACTATGACTTTATAAACACACCCTTAAGTAGGAGTCGGGATAACATTTCTATCATGTCCACAGAGTTTTGAAAAATCCAAACATCTCATAAATAAATAGCGAAGTAGAAAATAATGCTTATCccttatatatctctctctctctcgtgtgtgtgtgtgtgtgtgtatgtatgtatgcatatatgtgtatatatatatatatatatatatatatatatatatatatatatatatatatatatatatatatatatatatatatatatatatgggcaggatcaatggagaagtaaccaatcggggggaaacaattttttttcgttttttttttttatttttttttccggcatcaagatctcacgaaaatatgaacatttagaagagacacttcgtgatgaatgttattatttaggcgggaaaacgatcgacaaaaataacatttaagataatagtgttcgtgaagaatatgaacgtttttttttcttgttttgtgaagtaaaatttagcccgatttagagtttagggtttagggtttagggtttggtgttttgggtttattacataaactcaaaacaccaaaccctaaaccctaaactctaaaccgttcg
This genomic interval carries:
- the LOC139896417 gene encoding cyclin-dependent kinase inhibitor 7-like isoform X2; amino-acid sequence: MDHVTLCRVIARGRDMAKETEEIADNLGTVKRRKLNSENFKSTFVETNCANSMTADEITDSCNGVVDQATTEKHKASDLEGESVATDTAERNKLDGSERPSELIELKSESEELEIITGKQSPVKKKMPPEAEAELEEFFAAAQQDLHKRFMDKYNYDILNDIPLKGRFEWIQVKQGKK
- the LOC139896417 gene encoding cyclin-dependent kinase inhibitor 7-like isoform X1, with amino-acid sequence MDHVTLCRVIARGRDMAKETEEIADNLGTVKRRKLNSENFKSTFVETNCANSMTADEITDSCNGVVDQATTEKHKASDLEGESVATDTAERNKLDGSESRPSELIELKSESEELEIITGKQSPVKKKMPPEAEAELEEFFAAAQQDLHKRFMDKYNYDILNDIPLKGRFEWIQVKQGKK